Proteins encoded within one genomic window of Anastrepha ludens isolate Willacy chromosome 4, idAnaLude1.1, whole genome shotgun sequence:
- the LOC128862067 gene encoding ionotropic receptor 75a-like — MDKVLLNFILYYFLKINMKVLVAFNCWDMETQLAFYKMAADRSFYIDYININDSKAIQGIEYRIWGKRPTMGIFLDLNCESTEELLDIASKQRLFNDHFFWLIYDGMANVTYFRALFKQLNLAVDAEVTYAVLQSVESDWNNTNLAAYTLYDVYNNGYYHGGKLNMTLDREIYCTAAQCTLSKYLSKLHLRSKYGNRNQLHDVTMRLTVVVTKVPLTAPPEEIFAFLRSVSDTSKDSIARFGFQAVSILIHFLGCNVNYTLVNRWTINETHGGLIGALAVQSADLISTPFIPTAPRMEFFTVIAETSSFRSICLFRTPRNSGIQGDAFLKPFNTTVWLLFGLLLLLTAAVLWSIFRLERKRMHQRYVDYMPSFLATFLISFGSACSQGSDLVPGSIGGRMVFFTLYLLTFLMYNYYTSIVVSSLLGSPVKSDIKTMGQLADSSLEVGLEPLPFTLTYLNNSLLPEVRRFKHKIDSTPNPQAIWMPLKKGILRVRDEPGFVFGFEASTGFLLVKRYYKPYEICDLNEILFRPEKSLFSAIHKNSSYKEIAKQRVYRILETGVSLKLHRYWVQTTLECFDSNFIVEVGMEYMAPLFFLLVCTYLLVLTVLLLEILHKKYWIDKKMRLESILFGVNWHNE; from the exons CACAATTGGCTTTCTATAAAATGGCCGCTGATAGGTCTTTTTATATAGATTACATTAATATTAATGATTCTAAGGCAATTCAGGGCATTGAGTATCGGATATGGGGTAAGCGGCCAACCATGGGCATTTTTCTGGATTTGAATTGCGAGAGCACTGAGGAACTCTTGGATATC GCAAGCAAACAGCGACTCTTCAACGATcatttcttctggctgatctacGATGGCATGGCTAACGTAACATACTTTCGGGCACTCTTTAAACAACTAAATCTCGCTGTTGATGCCGAAGTAACTTATGCTGTCTTGCAGAGCGTAGAAAGTGACTGGAATAATACAAATTTAGCCGCCTACACACTCTACGATGTCTACAACAATGGCTACTATCATGGCGGAAAACTAAATATGACGCTAGATCGCGAGATTTATTGCACCGCGGCGCAGTGCACACTAAGTAAATATCTCTCAAAGCTGCATTTACGCAGTAAATATGGCAATAGAAATCAGCTGCATGATGTCACAATGCGCTTGACTGTGGTG GTCACCAAAGTTCCTTTAACGGCTCCGCCTGAGGAAATTTTCGCTTTCTTGCGCTCGGTTAGTGACACCAGTAAGGACTCAATAGCACGTTTTGGTTTTCAGGCCGTGTCGATTTTAATACACTTTTTGGGTTGCAA CGTAAACTACACTCTTGTGAATCGCTGGACAATCAACGAAACTCATGGCGGCCTAATCGGTGCTTTGGCTGTCCAAAGTGCTGATCTCATATCCACACCGTTCATTCCGACAGCACCGCGCATGGAGTTCTTTACGGTCATCGCTGAGACCTCTTCATTTCgctcgatttgcctttttcgcaCGCCTCGCAATTCCGGTATACAGGGTGATGCATTCTTGAAGCCCTTCAACACCACTGTCTGGCTGCTATTTGGGTTGCTCCTTCTTTTAACAGCAGCTGTGCTTTGGAGTATTTTTAGGTTAGAACGAAAGCGCATGCATCAGCGTTATGTCGATTACATGCCTTCGTTTTTAGCTACATTCCTCATCTCCTTTGGTTCGGCTTGTAGTCAGGGAAGCGATTTGGTGCCGGGCTCCATCGGTGGAAGGATGGTCTTCTTTACACTGTATTTACTAACTTTTCTAATGTACAACTATTACACATCTATTGTGGTTTCATCGCTACTTGGTTCGCCAGTGAAGTCTGATATCAAGACAATGGGCCAGTTAGCCGATAGTTCACTGGAAGTGGGACTGGAGCCGTTACCGTTCACCTTGACCTATTTGAAT AATTCTCTGTTGCCGGAAGTACGCCGCTTCAAACACAAAATAGACTCCACACCCAATCCACAAGCCATTTGGATGCCCTTGAAGAAAGGTATACTGCGTGTACGCGATGAACCTGGCTTTGTGTTTGGTTTCGAGGCCTCCACTGGCTTTCTGCTGGTCAAACGTTACTATAAACCATATGAAATCTGCGATTTGAATGAAATACTATTTCGTCCCGAGAAAAGTTTATTTAGTGCGATACATAAGAACTCTAGCTACAAGGAGATCGCCAAGCAAAG AGTTTACCGCATTTTGGAGACTGGCGTTTCTTTGAAGTTGCATCGCTATTGGGTACAAACCACTTTGGAGTGTTTTGATAGCAATTTCATAGTTGAAGTTGGCATGGAATATATGGCGccacttttttttctgttgGTGTGTACGTACCTATTGGTGCTCACCGTATTGCTGTTGGAGATTTTGCATAAGAAGTATTGGATTGATAAGAAAATGAGATTGGAAAGTATTCTGTTTGGCGTCAATTGGCATAACGAGTGA
- the LOC128862069 gene encoding ionotropic receptor 75a-like has product MQPVLFSFILNHFLNANINVVVFFNCWSVQAQRHLSHLTSQRLWYTRFVNIESIDLSVDFEYQYLLHNRKILGAFLDVNCNKSEEVMNTLSRWHLYKEHYNWLLYDRSADMHKLRRLFTNANLSVDAQLTYATLRSQLHDTPPHTNLSFYTTYDVYNNGRLLGGKLNVTIDREYQCNWKVCHVSRYLSELHLRHKYGNRDKLHDITMRVSTVITNRPLSWPVPLLLAYLSSENNTEIDPISRFGYQVLLVFKDSFGCNMNLTFYDRWSTNETHGGTVGDIVTQAADFISTPVLATASRLKHLSLIAETGAFRSLCLFRTPRSGSMRGDAFLQPFNSSVWLVFSILLAILAIFLWRAFAVEMRNFRRRLPYEPSLLATFLLAFGSACYQGSNIVPFSMGGRMAYFTLYFATFIMYNYYTSILLSTLLGTPVKSDIRTLGQLADSSLEVGLQPLPYTYVYLNASQLPEVRRFVHRKIEAKRHPGNVWMPMEEGVLRVRDEPGFVFVLETSQAYSFLERNFLPHEICDLNEVMLRPDKSLYTQLHQNSTYKELTRLRAVRIIETGVWRKHRRHWAKDKLNCVPSNYLFAVGMEYTAPLFLMLLFSFVLCLLLLGVELLTERLLEHRCRHVTKIWRSILAEDVMSN; this is encoded by the exons ATGCAGCCAgtactttttagctttattttaaATCATTTCTTGAACGCGAATATTAATGTGGTTGTATTTTTCAATTGTTGGAGTGTGCAGG CTCAACGCCATCTTTCGCACTTGACCAGCCAGAGGTTATGGTACACACGATTTGTAAATATCGAATCAATCGACTTGTCAGTTGACTTTGAATATCAATATTTGCTGCATAATCGTAAAATTTTGGGAGCATTTCTTGATGTGAACTGCAATAAATCGGAAGAAGTAATGAACACA CTCAGCCGTTGGCACCTCTACAAGGAGCACTACAATTGGCTGCTTTACGATCGTTCAGCTGATATGCACAAACTGCGACGTCTTTTCACGAATGCCAATCTCTCCGTAGATGCACAGCTCACCTATGCCACCTTGAGGTCACAACTCCATGACACACCACCCCACACAAATTTATCCTTCTATACAACGTATGATGTGTACAATAATGGACGCCTTCTGGGAGGCAAACTGAATGTGACCATTGATCGCGAGTATCAATGCAATTGGAAAGTTTGCCATGTAAGCCGTTACCTCTCCGAACTGCATTTGAGACACAAATATGGCAATCGGGATAAGCTGCACGATATAACTATGCGCGTGTCCACTGTG ATCACTAACCGACCGCTTAGCTGGCCCGTGCCTTTATTATTGGCGTACCTTTCCTCAGAGAACAACACTGAAATTGATCCAATATCTCGTTTCGGGTATCAAGTACTGTTAGTTTTCAAGGATAGCTTCGGTTGTAA CATGAATCTCACCTTTTATGATCGCTGGAGCACCAATGAGACGCATGGTGGCACTGTAGGTGACATTGTCACTCAGGCCGCTGACTTTATATCCACTCCCGTTCTCGCTACTGCCTCGCGTCTCAAGCATCTTTCGCTTATTGCCGAAACTGGCGCTTTTCGCTCGCTCTGCCTCTTTCGTACGCCACGCAGCGGCAGTATGCGAGGTGATGCCTTTCTACAACCATTCAACAGCTCTGTTTGGCTTGTTTTCAGTATTCTCTTGGCGATTCTTGCGATTTTTCTTTGGCGTGCTTTCGCTGTGGAAATGCGCAACTTTAGACGTCGTTTGCCCTATGAGCCTTCACTGCTTGCCACCTTCCTATTGGCCTTCGGCTCGGCTTGTTATCAGGGTAGCAATATTGTACCATTTTCGATGGGTGGACGTATGGCCTATTTTACACTATACTTTGCTACCTTCATAATGTATAACTATTATACGTCAATTTTGCTTTCAACGCTGCTGGGCACACCGGTGAAGTCAGACATTAGAACGTTGGGTCAGTTGGCTGATAGTTCCCTGGAGGTTGGACTACAACCATTGCCTTACACTTATGTGTACTTGAAT GCATCTCAACTACCCGAAGTACGTCGATTTGTGCATCGTAAAATTGAGGCAAAGCGACATCCCGGAAATGTTTGGATGCCCATGGAAGAGGGTGTTTTACGTGTGCGTGATGAACCCGGTTTTGTTTTCGTACTCGAAACATCGCAGGCTTATTCATTTTTGGAACGGAACTTCTTACCGCACGAGATTTGTGATCTAAACGAGGTTATGTTGCGTCCAGACAAAAGTCTATATACCCAATTGCACCAAAACTCAACCTACAAGGAGTTGACACGCTTGAG AGCCGTTCGCATTATAGAGACAGGAGTTTGGCGCAAACATCGTCGCCATTGGGCTAAGGACAAACTCAATTGTGTACCGAGCAATTATCTCTTCGCTGTTGGCATGGAATACACGGCACCGCTATTTCTGATGTTACTTTTCtcatttgttttgtgtttacTGCTATTGGGAGTGGAGCTGCTCACTGAACGTCTGCTGGAACACCGGTGTCGCCATGTTACAAAGATTTGGAGGAGTATTTTGGCGGAGGACGTAATGTCTAATTGA